The DNA sequence AAAACATCGCACAGCCATCAATCACATGCTGGCTGACAAAATTTTAGCCCTCGATACTTCAGACATTGAACAGGCATGCCGAAACCGGAAAATTCCAGCTGGAGTGATCCGAAATATGGAACAGGTTTTTGAACAACCTTTGGCTCAAGAACTCATGCTTCAGTCGGATGACAATCGCGGAATTAGGGGGTTTGTGGGAATGGGAGATTTGGGACAGTCCACTTCTCTGACTCCTCCTCCTCATCTGGGGGCGCATACCGAATCCATTTTAGGAGAACTGGAAATTTCGAAGGAACAGCAGCAGCAACTCCGCAGCAAGGGAATCATCAAATAGCTAATTGACCCCTGTTTTGGCTTATTTCCCTCGGCCCTCGATGATTACGATCACCGTGTAAAGCAGGATCTTGATGTCTAGTGCCAACGACATATTCTCGAGGTAGAGGATATCGAAATTGAGTCTTTCGACCATTTCGTCTACACTTGAAGCATAGCCGTATTTGACCTGTCCCCAAGAGGTGATGCCCGGTCTGACTTTGTGCAAATGCTGATATTGGGGAGCTACCGCTACGATTTGGTCGATGAAGAACTGCCGCTCAGGTCTTGGACCTACGATGCTCATTTCTCCAATCAAAACATTCCAAAACTGAGGCAACTCATCCAGTCTTAATTTCCGAAGCCATTTTCCGACTCTTGTGATCCGCGGGTCGTGGTCGGAACTCAATGCAGGGCCAAATTTTTCCGCATCAATGTACATAGAGCGGAACTTGATGATTTTGAAGGGAATTCCTCCCCTTCCGATTCGTTCCTGCTTGAAGAAGATCGGCCCTTCAGATCCGGTTTTGATTAGAATAGCCAGCACACAGTATAGCGGCGTCAACAGGAGCAAGGCAAATCCCGAGGCTAGAATGTCAAACAATCGCTTGGCAAATGCCTCCCATGGACGCATGATTTGAGGATAGACCTCGACCAGAGGCGCTCCAAGAATATGTGATGATTTTACGCTGCCGACGATGTAGTCATAGACGCGTGGGACCACCTTGATATTCACTTGGTAGGGTTCGCAGCGTTCGATCAATTCCGGCACCTTTTTCAGTTCCTCGGGTTCGAGCGCCAAGATCACCTCTTCGATTTTGCGGGTACGGATAATTTCTTCGATGCGATTGGTCGTGCCGAAATGCTTGAGTTTGCCTCTAAATCGATGATCCGCGGATTCTGGCATGGATACAAATCCTTTGAATTGGTAGCCCAGCGACCGCGGATTTTGCTCGAGCTCTTCATAGATCTTGTAGGCTTGTTCTCCGCCTCCGACCAATAGGGTAGGGAAGCCGAAAGCGCGTTTCCTGATCCGAACATTGGTGCGGGTTGTGATGATGAATCGGATGACAGCCACTGCTCCAAATTGCAAACCCATATAGATGGTAAGCAGAGTTCGTTGAAGCGAAGGGTTTTCCGGTGGAATGGGATCATCAAGAAAAATGGAGAAAAAGAGGATCAGAACGCCTACGAGGGAGTACTTGAACAATTGGATGATTTCCTCCATGCGAGATCTACGGAAGGGCTTTTTGTAGAGTCCTGCAATCGCATACAATCCGATCCAAGCAAGGGAGACAATGGCGGCATTGATGAATTGTTGAGGCTCTAGACGTCCGGCCTGTTCGAGTGTTTCTCGGCGGAAATACACAAAGATTAACCACACCACATATGTGGCGAGGAAATCAAAACTAAGATAGGTCAGGGTCTGTAGGAGCTTCCGATTCATTACTGGTAATGCACAATTCTGACGTTGTCAAGCAAGAGATTTCCTGTGCTGACCTCCCCGGTAGAAGAATTCTTTCCAGTGGCCTCGAAGTAGATTTTGAAGATAGAACCTTGGGTGACAGCACGTACAGCATCATTGATGTGTATGAAAGCCGTATTCCAGGTGCCTTCGGACAGAAAGTAGACATCCGCAGGGATCTGGTTGATCTCTCCGGTATTGGGGGATACCGACACAATCCCGCAGGTGAACGGAATGGTGTTTTTGTAGCTAAACTCTAGGTAGATATTGTTGCCCCCGCTTTGGGGAAGGGCGAGAAATTCGCGGGAGAATACTTCGAATTCGTAGCTGGTAGA is a window from the Pontibacter sp. G13 genome containing:
- a CDS encoding sugar transferase, which translates into the protein MNRKLLQTLTYLSFDFLATYVVWLIFVYFRRETLEQAGRLEPQQFINAAIVSLAWIGLYAIAGLYKKPFRRSRMEEIIQLFKYSLVGVLILFFSIFLDDPIPPENPSLQRTLLTIYMGLQFGAVAVIRFIITTRTNVRIRKRAFGFPTLLVGGGEQAYKIYEELEQNPRSLGYQFKGFVSMPESADHRFRGKLKHFGTTNRIEEIIRTRKIEEVILALEPEELKKVPELIERCEPYQVNIKVVPRVYDYIVGSVKSSHILGAPLVEVYPQIMRPWEAFAKRLFDILASGFALLLLTPLYCVLAILIKTGSEGPIFFKQERIGRGGIPFKIIKFRSMYIDAEKFGPALSSDHDPRITRVGKWLRKLRLDELPQFWNVLIGEMSIVGPRPERQFFIDQIVAVAPQYQHLHKVRPGITSWGQVKYGYASSVDEMVERLNFDILYLENMSLALDIKILLYTVIVIIEGRGK